Genomic segment of Parageobacillus genomosp. 1:
CTCGCGGAAGTCTTCGTTCGTAAACGTGTTGGAAATTTGGATCGCCCGGTCTGGACGGAAATTGTAGAAAATGATCGCGTCTTCGTCTTTAATCGTCGCCACCGGTGAGCCGTCTTCGCGTACCATAACGGATGGAAGCACGAACTCATCGTAAATGCCATGTTGATAAGAGTCTTCAATGCACTCAAGCGGATCGCGATACGTCGGGCCTTCTCCGTATACCATCGCGCGGTATGCTTTTTCGACGCGCTCCCACCGTTTGTCGCGGTCCATTGAGTAATAACGGCCGGATAAAGTCGCAATTTCCCCGACGCCGTATTCTTTTATTTTTTCTTGCAATTCTTTAACATATTTCGGCGCCGTTTGCGGTCCGACATCGCGGCCATCTAAAAAGCCATGGATGTAGACGTTTTTGACTCCTTCTTTGGCTGCTAATTTTAATAGTGCATAAAGATGATTAATATGGCTATGAACACCGCCGTCAGAGAGAAGACCGAAAATGTGCAAATTCGTCCCCTTCTCTTTCACATGGTTCATGGCTGCTAAAAATGTTTCGTTGCGGTCAAATTCTCCTTCGCGAATCGCGATGTTGACGCGTGTTAAGCTTTGATAGACAATGCGGCCAGCGCCGATATTTAAGTGGCCGACTTCCGAGTTGCCCATTTGCCCTTCCGGCAGCCCGACCGCTTCGCCGCAAGCGGTGAGCGTTGCGTGCGGATATTCGTTCCAATACCGGTCAAAATTCGGCTTTTTCGCTTGCGCGACCGCATTGCCATACGTTTCTTCGCGAAGCGCAAATCCGTCTAAAATAATTAACGCCACTGGCTTTTTACTCATGATGTCCGGCCTCCACTAATTGCAAAAATGACTTCGGATCGAGGCTTGCGCCGCCGACGAGGGCGCCATCAATATGTTCTTGCGCTAAAAATTCGCGGATGTTTTCCGGTTTTACGCTGCCGCCGTACTGAATCCGTACTGCTTGGGCCACTTCTTCTGAAAAGATGTCTGCAAGAATCGAGCGGATATGACCGCATACTTCATTTGCATCTTCAGCGGTCGACGATTTGCCAGTGCCAATCGCCCAAATTGGTTCATAGGCAATGACCACTTGTTTTGCTTGTTCTACGGTTAAACCGGCAAGCGCTTTTTTTACTTGCACGCCAACAACGTCATTCGTTTTGCCGCTTTCCCGTTGCTCTAACGTTTCACCG
This window contains:
- the gpmI gene encoding 2,3-bisphosphoglycerate-independent phosphoglycerate mutase codes for the protein MSKKPVALIILDGFALREETYGNAVAQAKKPNFDRYWNEYPHATLTACGEAVGLPEGQMGNSEVGHLNIGAGRIVYQSLTRVNIAIREGEFDRNETFLAAMNHVKEKGTNLHIFGLLSDGGVHSHINHLYALLKLAAKEGVKNVYIHGFLDGRDVGPQTAPKYVKELQEKIKEYGVGEIATLSGRYYSMDRDKRWERVEKAYRAMVYGEGPTYRDPLECIEDSYQHGIYDEFVLPSVMVREDGSPVATIKDEDAIIFYNFRPDRAIQISNTFTNEDFREFDRGPKHPKNLFFVCLTHFSETVKGYVAFKPTNLDNTLGEVLSQHGLRQLRIAETEKYPHVTFFMSGGREEKFPGEDRILINSPKVATYDLKPEMSAYEVTDALLKEIEADKYDAIILNYANPDMVGHSGKLEPTIKAVEAVDECLGKVVDAILAKGGIAIITADHGNADEVLTPDGKPQTAHTTNPVPVIVTKKGIELRKDGILGDLAPTMLDLLGLPQPKEMTGKTLIMK
- the tpiA gene encoding triose-phosphate isomerase, translated to MRKRIIAGNWKMHKTLPEAVSFVEEVKRLVPPAEQIDSVICAPFLFLDRLVQNAQESDLKIGAQNMHFEDKGAFTGEISPVALKDIGVTYVIIGHSERREMFAETDETVNKKVLAAFKHGLIPIVCCGETLEQRESGKTNDVVGVQVKKALAGLTVEQAKQVVIAYEPIWAIGTGKSSTAEDANEVCGHIRSILADIFSEEVAQAVRIQYGGSVKPENIREFLAQEHIDGALVGGASLDPKSFLQLVEAGHHE